A single window of Rubripirellula lacrimiformis DNA harbors:
- a CDS encoding phosphoribosylformylglycinamidine synthase subunit PurQ translates to MPSPRVLVLRAPGTNCDEETAFAFQVAGAEVERVHVNRLIENPALKDRYQILCVPGGFSYGDDIAAGRILATRLRQYLSDMVDAFVHGKGDRLVLGICNGMQVLMRLGVLTEGVSQSEKPPATLTWNNHGRFEDRWVHLAVDKTPCVFLKDIDQMYLPMAHAEGKFVAADDESLSTLRKAGRLALRYADPDQGGVQDEVLPFPINPNGADANVAGVCDSTGRVFGLMPHPERHIDATHHPFWTRRKEQPEHGDGLKMFQNAVDWFA, encoded by the coding sequence ATGCCGTCGCCTCGCGTATTGGTTCTTCGTGCTCCTGGCACCAACTGTGATGAAGAGACGGCATTCGCGTTCCAGGTCGCTGGTGCCGAAGTCGAACGAGTCCACGTGAATCGTTTGATCGAAAACCCGGCATTGAAGGATCGCTATCAGATTTTGTGCGTTCCCGGCGGGTTCAGCTACGGCGACGACATCGCGGCTGGCCGGATCCTGGCGACCCGACTTCGCCAGTACCTTTCGGACATGGTCGACGCGTTCGTCCACGGGAAAGGCGACCGGTTGGTGCTAGGGATCTGCAACGGGATGCAGGTGTTGATGCGATTGGGGGTGCTAACCGAGGGCGTTTCGCAGTCCGAAAAACCGCCTGCGACGCTGACTTGGAACAACCACGGCCGGTTCGAAGATCGCTGGGTTCACCTTGCCGTCGACAAGACCCCCTGTGTTTTCCTGAAAGACATCGACCAGATGTATTTGCCGATGGCGCACGCCGAAGGCAAGTTTGTGGCCGCCGACGACGAATCCTTGTCGACGCTCCGCAAGGCTGGGCGATTGGCACTTCGCTACGCCGATCCCGACCAGGGCGGTGTCCAGGACGAAGTGTTGCCGTTCCCGATCAACCCGAACGGTGCCGATGCGAACGTAGCGGGCGTGTGTGATTCAACTGGCCGCGTGTTCGGTCTGATGCCACACCCCGAACGGCACATCGATGCGACTCACCACCCGTTTTGGACTCGTCGCAAAGAGCAGCCCGAGCATGGCGACGGATTGAAAATGTTCCAGAACGCCGTCGACTGGTTTGCATAG
- a CDS encoding sporulation protein, with the protein MAKCDLSIELDDPGALHDGGGMISGVVRVQADADVKCKGLTVKSGWKTHGRGNVAKATAGSQTLFQGQWTEGQQCEYRFELPVAHWPPTYHGFHLNVDHAIEARADIPWSFDPKASVNFIVHPTRGDEAMGKPKTRAVSNVVGTVIVGIAALGFFAGMAGCLAGGLQAFGPFALLFLLVPLAIGGLVFAKYVLPKWVLGEVQLTLGPEQLHPGQSLEGELSIRPRKTVAINGVTVHLTATERCVSGSGSNRRTHKHVLYEQTEVLAEAGAFNAGQVHRFPISVALPADAPFSIDLSDNDLIWDCQVRVDIPRWPDWVKKQPLQVVPSGTSGAAANASTMAGGKGGGPLPAPAGSERANGGPDADESSDGITFAETAQHLWAVRGDREQVDLLVDAVNGMKFNIDVTIERRLLYAGAEDPHVYRDGFAVWANCRQPALPLVLYVPHHLGDEFEQSRGDGWQGIGTIVGWDHRHGRLQIKL; encoded by the coding sequence ATGGCCAAATGCGATTTGTCGATTGAGTTGGATGATCCCGGCGCATTGCACGACGGCGGCGGCATGATCAGCGGTGTTGTCCGCGTACAGGCCGACGCGGACGTGAAATGCAAAGGGTTGACAGTCAAATCGGGCTGGAAAACACATGGCCGCGGGAATGTTGCCAAAGCCACGGCCGGTTCGCAAACGTTGTTCCAGGGGCAGTGGACCGAAGGTCAGCAGTGCGAATACCGGTTCGAATTGCCGGTAGCCCATTGGCCGCCGACCTATCACGGGTTTCACTTGAATGTGGATCACGCGATCGAAGCACGCGCCGATATCCCGTGGTCGTTTGACCCCAAGGCCTCGGTCAACTTCATCGTCCATCCGACGCGTGGCGACGAAGCGATGGGCAAGCCCAAGACGCGGGCGGTTTCCAACGTCGTGGGAACGGTGATCGTTGGCATCGCGGCGCTCGGGTTTTTTGCGGGCATGGCGGGTTGCTTGGCGGGCGGGCTCCAGGCGTTTGGCCCGTTCGCGCTGCTGTTCTTGCTGGTGCCATTGGCAATCGGCGGCTTGGTGTTTGCCAAATATGTGTTGCCGAAATGGGTGCTGGGGGAAGTCCAGTTGACGCTCGGTCCGGAACAGCTTCATCCGGGGCAGTCGCTGGAGGGCGAGCTGTCCATCCGTCCTCGCAAAACGGTCGCTATCAATGGCGTCACGGTCCATTTGACGGCGACCGAACGGTGTGTCAGCGGTAGCGGCAGCAATCGCCGTACACACAAACACGTGCTGTACGAACAAACCGAAGTGCTTGCGGAAGCCGGTGCGTTCAACGCTGGCCAGGTGCATCGTTTTCCCATCTCGGTCGCGCTGCCCGCGGATGCTCCGTTCAGCATCGATCTCAGTGACAACGATTTGATATGGGATTGCCAGGTGCGAGTCGACATTCCTCGCTGGCCCGATTGGGTCAAGAAACAACCGCTGCAGGTGGTGCCATCCGGGACGTCCGGCGCAGCGGCAAACGCGTCCACCATGGCTGGCGGCAAGGGTGGCGGCCCGTTGCCAGCGCCTGCCGGTTCTGAGCGGGCGAACGGTGGACCCGATGCCGATGAATCCAGTGACGGGATCACGTTCGCCGAAACCGCCCAGCATCTGTGGGCCGTGCGGGGCGATCGGGAACAGGTCGATCTGTTGGTCGATGCGGTCAACGGGATGAAGTTCAACATCGACGTGACGATCGAGCGACGTTTGTTGTACGCCGGTGCCGAGGATCCGCACGTGTATCGGGATGGGTTCGCGGTTTGGGCCAACTGTCGCCAACCGGCTTTGCCCTTGGTGCTTTACGTCCCCCACCACTTGGGCGACGAATTCGAGCAGTCCCGTGGGGATGGGTGGCAGGGGATTGGCACGATTGTCGGCTGGGACCATCGGCACGGTCGGTTGCAAATCAAGCTGTAA
- a CDS encoding ABC-F family ATP-binding cassette domain-containing protein yields the protein MAVLIQVRDAHKRFGDQVLLDGAELSLVDDVKIGFIGRNGAGKSTLLRALLGNEELEKGEVIHHPSLRIGYLRQHDPFQAGESAMDFLMRDSGEPDWRCGEVAGQFELKGDYLNGPVKELSGGWQTRVKLAALLLHDPNMLMLDEPTNFLDLRTQILLEHFLRDFSKAALIVSHDRAFLKATCSQTLELSRGKLIMYPGKIDSFLEYREERREHDRRVNSTVIAKQKQLQRFIEKNRASAATASQARSKAKQLEKLQTTEIQVDEPTVNIRPPSVDPRSGTALRCESMAIGYPANKELEAHVVADQINFEIEHGQRVAIVGDNGQGKTTLLRTIVHSLEPMDGTMKWGYGVEIGTYAQHVYTSLDERQTVLENLEYSSDSNTTRQDLLAMAGALLFRDEHINKKVKVLSGGERARLCMAGLLLGTANVLVLDEPGNHLDVETVEALAEALDLYKGTVIFTSHDRHFVRRVANRVVEVRDGTVKTYFGDYDSYLATVEAEIDEGERQRGKASGKSDSDSGAKPKGVEHRERGKDSRKTEKELKNLEKKIAKLDDEKKDLTKKMLKETNPNEALKQHEAIEKIKAELVEAEERWLELSDFS from the coding sequence ATGGCCGTTCTGATCCAAGTTCGTGACGCTCACAAGCGTTTTGGCGACCAAGTTTTGCTCGACGGAGCCGAGCTTTCGTTAGTTGATGACGTGAAAATCGGATTCATCGGCCGCAACGGCGCTGGGAAATCCACTCTTTTGCGGGCCCTGCTGGGCAACGAGGAACTGGAAAAGGGCGAAGTGATCCACCACCCATCGCTGCGAATCGGATATCTGCGTCAGCATGATCCGTTCCAAGCGGGGGAGTCGGCGATGGACTTCCTGATGCGCGACAGCGGCGAACCCGACTGGCGCTGTGGCGAAGTGGCCGGCCAATTCGAGCTAAAAGGGGATTATTTGAACGGCCCGGTCAAGGAGTTGTCGGGTGGTTGGCAGACGCGAGTCAAATTGGCGGCGCTGCTGCTGCATGACCCCAACATGTTGATGTTGGACGAACCGACCAACTTCCTGGATCTGCGGACTCAGATTCTGCTGGAGCACTTTCTGCGGGATTTCAGCAAGGCCGCCCTGATCGTCAGCCACGATCGTGCGTTTCTGAAAGCAACCTGCAGCCAGACGCTGGAATTGTCGCGTGGCAAATTGATCATGTACCCCGGCAAAATCGATTCGTTTTTGGAATACCGCGAGGAACGCCGCGAACACGACCGACGAGTCAATTCGACGGTCATCGCCAAACAGAAACAACTGCAGCGGTTCATCGAAAAGAACCGCGCCAGCGCTGCCACGGCAAGTCAGGCACGCAGTAAAGCCAAGCAGTTAGAAAAACTGCAAACGACCGAGATCCAGGTCGACGAACCAACCGTCAACATCCGCCCGCCCAGCGTCGACCCACGCAGTGGCACCGCGCTGCGATGTGAATCGATGGCGATCGGCTACCCGGCCAACAAGGAACTGGAAGCCCACGTTGTTGCCGACCAAATCAACTTCGAAATCGAACACGGCCAGCGAGTGGCGATCGTGGGCGACAACGGACAGGGCAAAACGACGCTGCTGCGGACGATCGTCCATTCGTTGGAACCGATGGATGGGACCATGAAGTGGGGCTACGGCGTCGAAATCGGCACCTATGCCCAGCACGTCTACACGTCGTTGGATGAGCGACAAACGGTGCTGGAAAACCTGGAATACAGCAGCGACAGCAACACCACCCGGCAAGACCTGTTGGCCATGGCCGGCGCGTTGTTGTTCCGTGACGAACACATCAACAAGAAAGTGAAGGTGCTGTCCGGGGGCGAACGGGCTCGGTTGTGCATGGCCGGCTTGTTGCTGGGGACCGCCAACGTGCTGGTCTTGGACGAACCGGGCAACCACTTGGACGTCGAAACGGTCGAAGCGTTGGCCGAGGCACTGGATCTTTACAAGGGCACCGTCATCTTCACCAGCCACGATCGGCACTTTGTCCGACGTGTGGCCAACCGGGTGGTCGAGGTCCGCGATGGGACCGTCAAAACCTACTTTGGCGATTACGACAGCTACTTGGCGACTGTCGAAGCCGAGATCGACGAAGGCGAACGTCAACGCGGCAAGGCCAGCGGCAAATCCGATTCGGATTCGGGGGCCAAGCCCAAGGGTGTCGAGCACCGCGAACGTGGCAAGGACAGCCGGAAAACCGAAAAAGAACTGAAGAACCTGGAAAAGAAGATCGCCAAACTGGACGACGAAAAGAAGGATCTGACCAAGAAAATGCTGAAGGAAACCAATCCCAACGAAGCGTTGAAACAGCACGAAGCGATCGAGAAAATCAAAGCGGAATTGGTCGAAGCCGAAGAACGTTGGTTGGAACTGAGCGACTTTTCGTAA
- a CDS encoding 2-oxoglutarate dehydrogenase E1 component, giving the protein MNSFSLDYIDDLYVQYVRDPSSVSETWRQYFEQFLVVGGTTSKSTSKASPTNGRTEAPATPESLAAHRNAEEAIWLSRIQDRVNNLVREYRVRGHLTADLDPLGFDRPDRPNLSPEVYGLSDEDLNLPFDSMAIENTGGTIKSILKRLQNTYCRSIGAQFMHINRRNIRDWLQRRMETTENRLELSHEVQRRIYVRLADAAIFEEFVRRKFVGAKTFSLEGAESLIPLLDLALEKAGQHNVKEVVMGMAHRGRLNVMANILKKRATNIFWSFDDPRPEMNRGGGDVRYHLGYSSDWKTATGDNIHISLCFNPSHLEFVNTVAQGRTRCKQDRSGDVDRKEAMTILIHGDAAFAGEGVVQETLNLSELPGYRTNGTLHVVINNQVGFTTEPADGRSTTYATDIAKMLQIPIFHVNGEDPEAVAQVVSLAMDFRKEFHRDVVIDLYAFRRWGHNEGDEPRFTQPQMYNEIDSRATVREQYLGQLLKLGKITAAEAEQIQKERTEKLESEFEASKNESFVPDTQTLAANWAVYFGGNEPSEPTDTTAPIDTLSGLLDKLTRLPDGFSSNKKLKRPMAQKREMALGKLPLDWASAEALAFASLLTSQHPIRMTGQDCQRGTFSQRHAVLHDTKDGSTYTPLKHLSPDQAPLELYNSPLSEAGVLGFEYGYSLDNPDGLTIWEAQFGDFWNCAQVIVDQFIASAEDKWNRLSGLVMLLPHGFEGQGPEHCSARVERFLAMAAEDNIQVCQPTTPAQYFHLLRRQVLRKWRKPLVVLTPKSLLRHPKCVSPLKILAGGSFKKILRDRKVSLPDARRLLVCTGKVYYDLLEARTQRGLDDVAIMRIEQLYPLSTEELVASFEGYPNGSEIFWVQEEPTNMGAWPYLKLNFGDELHDLYKLRRISRVESASPSTGSMAAHKLEQADLINEAFAGL; this is encoded by the coding sequence ATGAATAGCTTTAGCTTGGACTACATCGATGATTTGTACGTCCAATACGTTCGCGATCCGTCGAGCGTTTCCGAAACCTGGCGTCAATACTTCGAACAATTCTTGGTCGTTGGGGGCACCACCTCCAAATCGACTTCGAAAGCGTCGCCCACCAACGGGCGGACCGAAGCCCCTGCGACCCCCGAATCGCTGGCGGCTCACCGCAACGCCGAAGAAGCGATCTGGCTCTCTCGGATCCAAGACCGCGTCAACAATCTGGTCCGCGAATATCGAGTTCGCGGGCACCTGACCGCCGATCTGGACCCGTTGGGATTCGACCGACCCGATCGCCCCAACCTCAGCCCCGAAGTGTACGGGCTTTCGGACGAAGACTTGAATCTGCCCTTCGATTCGATGGCGATCGAAAACACGGGCGGGACGATCAAATCGATCCTAAAGCGGCTTCAAAACACGTACTGTCGCTCGATCGGTGCCCAATTCATGCACATCAACCGTCGCAATATCCGCGACTGGTTGCAGCGACGCATGGAAACCACCGAAAACCGCCTGGAACTGTCCCACGAAGTCCAACGCCGAATCTATGTGCGGCTTGCCGACGCCGCGATTTTCGAAGAATTTGTACGCCGGAAATTCGTCGGTGCGAAAACGTTCTCGCTGGAAGGTGCCGAAAGCCTGATCCCGCTGCTGGACTTGGCGCTGGAAAAAGCGGGCCAGCACAACGTCAAGGAAGTCGTGATGGGAATGGCCCACCGCGGACGCCTGAACGTGATGGCCAACATCCTGAAGAAACGTGCGACCAACATTTTCTGGTCGTTCGATGACCCGCGTCCCGAAATGAATCGTGGCGGCGGTGATGTTCGCTATCACCTCGGTTACAGCAGCGACTGGAAAACTGCCACCGGCGACAACATCCACATTTCGCTGTGCTTCAACCCCAGCCACCTGGAATTCGTCAACACCGTCGCGCAAGGCCGCACCCGCTGCAAACAAGACCGCAGTGGTGACGTCGATCGCAAAGAAGCGATGACGATCCTGATCCACGGCGACGCAGCCTTCGCCGGCGAAGGCGTCGTGCAGGAAACGCTAAACCTCAGCGAACTGCCGGGCTACCGCACCAATGGTACCCTGCACGTTGTCATCAATAACCAAGTGGGGTTCACCACCGAACCGGCCGACGGACGCAGCACGACCTACGCGACCGACATCGCCAAAATGCTGCAGATCCCGATCTTTCACGTCAACGGCGAAGACCCCGAAGCGGTCGCCCAAGTGGTGTCACTGGCGATGGATTTCCGCAAAGAATTCCACCGCGATGTCGTCATCGACCTGTACGCGTTTCGCCGCTGGGGCCACAACGAAGGCGACGAACCGCGATTTACCCAACCACAGATGTACAACGAGATCGATTCGCGTGCGACAGTCCGCGAACAGTACCTCGGACAACTGTTGAAACTGGGCAAAATCACAGCGGCCGAAGCCGAACAGATCCAAAAGGAACGTACCGAGAAACTGGAATCGGAATTCGAAGCCAGCAAGAACGAATCGTTTGTTCCCGATACGCAAACCTTGGCAGCCAACTGGGCCGTCTATTTCGGCGGCAACGAACCGTCCGAACCGACGGACACGACCGCTCCGATCGACACTCTGTCCGGTTTGCTGGACAAACTGACGCGATTGCCCGACGGGTTCTCGTCGAACAAGAAACTCAAACGCCCAATGGCCCAGAAACGCGAAATGGCCCTGGGCAAATTGCCTCTGGATTGGGCCAGCGCCGAAGCCTTGGCGTTTGCTTCGCTGCTGACTTCGCAGCACCCGATCCGGATGACGGGCCAAGATTGCCAACGCGGGACGTTCAGCCAACGACACGCTGTGCTGCACGACACCAAGGACGGTTCGACCTACACGCCGCTGAAACACCTGTCGCCCGACCAGGCTCCGCTGGAACTCTACAACAGCCCGCTTAGCGAAGCCGGCGTGCTGGGTTTCGAATACGGTTATTCGCTCGACAACCCGGACGGCCTAACGATCTGGGAAGCCCAGTTCGGCGACTTCTGGAACTGCGCTCAAGTGATCGTGGACCAGTTCATCGCGTCGGCGGAAGACAAATGGAACCGGCTAAGCGGATTGGTCATGCTGTTGCCGCACGGTTTCGAAGGCCAAGGCCCGGAACACTGCAGCGCCCGCGTGGAACGGTTCTTGGCGATGGCGGCCGAAGACAATATCCAAGTCTGCCAGCCGACCACGCCCGCCCAATACTTCCACCTGCTGCGACGACAAGTGCTTCGCAAATGGCGAAAACCGTTGGTCGTGCTGACGCCGAAAAGCTTGCTGCGGCATCCCAAATGCGTCAGCCCGCTGAAGATCCTAGCCGGTGGCAGCTTCAAAAAGATCCTTCGCGATCGCAAGGTCTCACTGCCCGATGCCCGCCGACTGCTGGTCTGTACCGGCAAGGTCTACTACGACCTGTTGGAAGCTCGAACCCAGCGTGGATTGGACGACGTCGCGATCATGCGGATCGAACAGTTGTATCCGCTAAGCACCGAAGAACTGGTCGCGTCCTTTGAAGGCTACCCGAACGGCAGCGAGATCTTTTGGGTCCAAGAAGAACCGACCAACATGGGTGCATGGCCGTACTTGAAACTGAACTTCGGTGACGAACTTCACGACCTGTACAAACTGCGCCGGATCAGCCGCGTCGAATCCGCCAGCCCCAGCACGGGCAGCATGGCAGCGCACAAACTGGAACAGGCCGACCTGATCAACGAAGCCTTCGCCGGACTGTAG
- the mscL gene encoding large-conductance mechanosensitive channel protein MscL, whose protein sequence is MGMFKEFREFAMRGSVVDLAVGVVIGAAFGKIVSSFVANIVMPPLNLLTAKYGVNFSEMAYKIQTESPKLLPDGTIEKAADGSPIMVMQPYPILNYGPFIQTVVDFLLVAAAIFLAVRLMNSAKARFEKEKEEEVKAPAEDIVLLREIRDSLQK, encoded by the coding sequence ATGGGTATGTTCAAAGAGTTTCGTGAGTTTGCGATGCGCGGCAGCGTGGTCGATTTGGCTGTCGGTGTTGTCATCGGAGCCGCCTTCGGCAAGATCGTCAGCTCGTTTGTCGCCAACATTGTGATGCCGCCACTGAACCTGTTGACTGCCAAATACGGCGTCAACTTCAGCGAGATGGCCTACAAGATCCAAACCGAATCCCCCAAGCTGTTGCCCGACGGAACGATCGAAAAAGCAGCCGATGGATCGCCCATCATGGTGATGCAGCCGTACCCGATCCTGAACTACGGCCCGTTCATTCAAACCGTTGTCGACTTCCTGCTAGTCGCTGCTGCGATCTTCTTGGCGGTCAGGCTAATGAACAGCGCCAAGGCCCGCTTTGAAAAAGAGAAGGAAGAAGAAGTCAAAGCACCGGCCGAAGACATCGTCCTGCTGCGTGAAATCCGCGACTCGCTACAGAAGTAG
- a CDS encoding thiol-disulfide oxidoreductase DCC family protein: MSRSPELPDPDTRSGSDVVIFDGKCNFCRSQVKLLSRMDCCGGRLSFLSLHDPRVAQRYPDLTHDELMQQMYVVDSSGRRHGGSEAVRYLSRRLPLLWPAMPVLHLPGTASLWRWAYGQIAKRRYKIAGKMSSCDGDACSVHFDK, translated from the coding sequence ATGTCCCGCTCTCCCGAATTGCCTGATCCAGACACCCGATCGGGTAGCGATGTGGTGATTTTCGACGGAAAATGCAATTTTTGCCGCTCGCAGGTCAAACTGCTCAGCCGCATGGATTGCTGTGGCGGGCGACTCTCTTTTTTGTCGCTGCATGACCCTAGAGTGGCCCAGCGGTACCCGGACCTGACGCACGACGAACTGATGCAGCAAATGTACGTCGTCGATTCCAGCGGCCGGCGGCACGGTGGATCCGAGGCGGTTCGGTACCTATCCCGACGGTTGCCACTGCTGTGGCCAGCGATGCCGGTCCTGCATCTGCCGGGCACCGCATCGCTGTGGCGATGGGCATACGGGCAAATCGCCAAACGCCGCTACAAGATCGCTGGCAAAATGTCATCCTGCGATGGCGACGCGTGCAGCGTGCACTTCGACAAATGA
- the dusB gene encoding tRNA dihydrouridine synthase DusB — MTFPPPPLRIGDLVIDPPILQAPMAGFTNAAFRHIVRQFGGAGLLATEMVNARGFVWMDENDAEHPDRLWGVAEEARPLAVQIWDNEPETMAKVGRRLAHEYKVSVVDINFGCPVRQVTQKAHSGSYLLRDPSRMSAIISRLVEVCAPTPVTAKIRLGCSPESINCDVIARVVEEAGAAALTVHGRTAADMFRGNADWDRISQIKSHLKNIPLIGNGDLDSAEKVVAAFTNYDVDGVMIARACLGRPWLFAQAAAALRGDPVPPEPTLAQQRDVMLDHYQLVVDRFGEDKGTVLMRKYACCYAQGKHGARHFRTHVAKVSTAEEFYSVVREHFPSAPAPVV; from the coding sequence ATGACATTTCCACCCCCACCGCTGCGAATCGGCGATCTGGTGATTGACCCGCCGATCTTGCAGGCGCCCATGGCCGGGTTCACCAATGCCGCGTTTCGGCACATTGTTCGGCAGTTCGGCGGCGCCGGATTGCTGGCCACCGAAATGGTCAACGCTCGCGGCTTTGTGTGGATGGACGAAAACGATGCCGAGCATCCCGACCGTTTGTGGGGCGTCGCCGAAGAGGCCCGTCCGTTGGCGGTCCAGATCTGGGACAACGAACCCGAAACGATGGCCAAGGTCGGCCGACGGTTGGCGCATGAGTACAAGGTCAGCGTTGTCGACATCAATTTTGGTTGCCCGGTTCGCCAAGTCACACAAAAGGCGCATAGCGGAAGCTACTTGCTGCGTGACCCCAGCCGCATGTCGGCCATCATCAGCCGATTGGTCGAGGTCTGCGCTCCGACGCCGGTGACCGCCAAAATTCGACTTGGCTGTAGCCCCGAAAGCATTAACTGTGACGTGATCGCGCGAGTCGTCGAAGAGGCTGGCGCGGCGGCGCTGACCGTGCACGGGCGGACCGCTGCCGACATGTTTCGTGGCAACGCCGACTGGGATCGGATCAGCCAGATTAAGTCGCACCTGAAAAACATTCCGCTGATCGGAAACGGCGATCTGGATTCGGCCGAAAAGGTGGTCGCTGCGTTCACGAACTACGACGTCGACGGGGTCATGATCGCACGTGCCTGTCTGGGACGGCCGTGGTTGTTCGCTCAGGCCGCTGCGGCGCTGCGTGGTGACCCGGTGCCGCCCGAACCGACGTTGGCCCAGCAGCGTGACGTGATGCTGGACCATTACCAATTGGTGGTCGACCGGTTCGGCGAAGACAAGGGCACCGTGCTGATGCGAAAGTACGCTTGCTGTTACGCCCAGGGCAAACATGGCGCCCGGCATTTCCGGACGCACGTTGCCAAGGTTTCAACGGCCGAGGAATTCTACAGCGTTGTACGCGAGCATTTCCCGTCGGCTCCGGCCCCCGTGGTTTGA
- a CDS encoding TVP38/TMEM64 family protein: MDLTRPDSQPRKPAHTAPARLRWFRRIAPVVLVAIGVSLLATGFNAEQLRGGLAGLGSAAPVIFVITSIFLMSVMVPKTIVSVTAGALFGTFTGTSLMLVIAVTAATVNYMIGRWWLSDIANLASRSTADDGAKPTASDWLATAQSMAREAGFGFHLLLRLAPIPTMLISYSMGGSRARIGPFLAAAAVAVIPQSLWVHCGTVATMIDDPRTSGLRWASLAISVIGAIVVSIVIPRQAIQRLRQQRPASAH, from the coding sequence ATGGACCTCACGCGACCGGATTCACAGCCTCGCAAGCCGGCGCACACCGCGCCCGCCCGCCTTCGCTGGTTCCGGCGGATCGCGCCGGTGGTTCTGGTCGCGATCGGGGTCAGCCTGCTGGCAACGGGATTCAATGCGGAACAACTCCGCGGCGGTCTGGCTGGTCTAGGATCCGCCGCACCGGTGATCTTTGTCATCACCAGCATTTTTCTGATGTCGGTGATGGTGCCCAAGACGATCGTGTCGGTCACGGCCGGCGCCCTATTTGGAACCTTCACGGGCACGTCGCTGATGTTGGTCATCGCGGTCACGGCGGCCACCGTCAACTACATGATCGGCAGGTGGTGGCTTTCCGACATCGCAAACCTGGCTTCGAGATCGACCGCTGACGACGGCGCGAAGCCGACGGCTTCGGATTGGCTGGCGACCGCACAATCGATGGCCCGAGAAGCTGGTTTTGGTTTTCACCTGTTATTACGATTGGCACCGATCCCAACCATGCTGATCAGTTATTCGATGGGCGGTTCCCGAGCTCGGATCGGCCCGTTCCTGGCGGCAGCCGCTGTCGCGGTGATCCCCCAATCCTTGTGGGTCCACTGCGGTACCGTGGCGACCATGATCGACGACCCGCGAACAAGTGGGCTACGATGGGCCAGTCTTGCCATTTCCGTCATCGGCGCGATCGTGGTCAGCATCGTGATCCCACGGCAAGCGATCCAACGATTGCGGCAGCAGCGTCCGGCATCCGCCCACTAG